From a single Bacillus pumilus genomic region:
- a CDS encoding biotin--[acetyl-CoA-carboxylase] ligase encodes MKIFQFDTIDSTNNEAKRLMQQGEKPPFAVYARQQTAGRGRLGRPWETPLGNVALTMTVLPPEELSTQSTIAPLTALAIYDVLKPLIRAEDQLAIKWPNDILINEAKVSGTLIEADRGAIYIGVGINVQTKPEHVPYKTICLSELTDVKADQLVKELAAAFEKYHIRWQNEGFEALTALYNKRLYRLNKPLRISLDREKQTWEEGICCGVNHFGHLQLKDDKGQIKAHSAGDIDAPLEQ; translated from the coding sequence ATGAAGATTTTTCAATTTGACACCATTGATAGTACAAATAATGAAGCGAAAAGACTCATGCAACAAGGAGAAAAACCCCCATTTGCTGTCTATGCACGCCAGCAGACAGCGGGAAGAGGAAGACTCGGCAGACCGTGGGAAACACCTTTAGGAAATGTGGCGCTGACCATGACAGTCTTACCGCCAGAAGAACTCTCCACGCAGTCAACGATCGCACCACTGACAGCACTAGCGATCTATGATGTGCTGAAACCTCTCATAAGAGCGGAGGATCAGCTGGCCATCAAATGGCCCAATGATATTCTCATTAATGAAGCAAAGGTGTCCGGCACATTAATTGAAGCTGACCGTGGCGCCATTTATATCGGCGTTGGCATCAATGTACAGACAAAGCCGGAGCATGTCCCGTACAAAACCATTTGCTTATCAGAGCTGACAGATGTGAAAGCGGATCAGCTTGTGAAAGAACTGGCAGCAGCTTTTGAAAAATACCATATACGCTGGCAGAATGAAGGGTTTGAAGCACTCACTGCCCTCTATAATAAACGGTTATATCGACTCAATAAACCGCTTCGCATCTCGTTAGATCGTGAAAAACAAACATGGGAAGAAGGGATTTGCTGTGGCGTTAACCATTTTGGTCATCTTCAGTTAAAAGATGATAAAGGACAGATCAAGGCTCATTCTGCCGGAGATATTGATGCCCCGCTCGAGCAGTAA
- a CDS encoding acyl-CoA thioesterase yields the protein MRLPSYIEEPFEEWRASFRFYVETTVRFSETDMFGHMNNVTPFVYFEEARIAFFQKTGIVDKRMKRVRETMTVVANLQCDYIKQVEIGERLRVYVKPEKVGSSSLILHYLGENEQQEPCFTGSVTMVQISKDTGASVPFTEEEKETFQAQRND from the coding sequence GTGAGACTGCCGTCATATATTGAAGAACCATTTGAAGAGTGGAGAGCATCCTTTCGGTTTTATGTTGAAACGACCGTTCGTTTTTCAGAAACGGATATGTTTGGTCATATGAACAATGTCACCCCATTTGTGTATTTCGAAGAGGCACGAATTGCCTTTTTTCAAAAGACGGGGATTGTTGATAAACGAATGAAACGTGTGAGAGAGACCATGACAGTCGTCGCAAATCTGCAATGTGATTACATCAAACAGGTAGAAATTGGGGAGAGACTTCGCGTATATGTCAAACCGGAAAAAGTCGGCTCAAGCTCACTCATTCTGCATTATTTAGGAGAAAATGAGCAGCAGGAACCTTGCTTTACAGGCTCAGTCACCATGGTGCAAATTAGTAAAGACACAGGCGCATCAGTCCCGTTTACAGAGGAAGAAAAAGAGACGTTTCAGGCACAGAGAAATGACTAG
- the sdhB gene encoding succinate dehydrogenase iron-sulfur subunit, protein MSEKNTIQFIITRQDTADGKPYDEEFEIPYRPNMNVISALMEIRRNPVNKQGEKTTAINWDMNCLEEVCGACSMVINGKPRQSCTALIDKLDQPIRLQPMKTFPVVRDLQVDRSRMFNSLKKVKAWVPIDGTYDLGPGPRMPEKKRQWAYELSKCMTCGVCLEACPNVNDKSSFMGPAPLSQVRLFNAHPTGAMNKSDRLEEIMGDGGLANCGNSQNCVQSCPKGIPLTTSIAALNRDTTLQAFRNFFGSDQAE, encoded by the coding sequence ATGAGTGAAAAAAACACAATTCAATTCATTATCACACGTCAAGATACAGCAGATGGCAAGCCTTATGATGAAGAATTCGAAATCCCTTATCGCCCAAATATGAACGTTATTTCCGCACTTATGGAAATCAGACGGAACCCGGTTAATAAACAAGGGGAAAAAACAACGGCGATTAACTGGGATATGAACTGTCTTGAAGAGGTGTGCGGAGCTTGTTCAATGGTCATTAATGGAAAACCCCGCCAATCATGCACAGCTTTGATTGACAAGTTAGACCAACCGATTCGTCTTCAGCCGATGAAGACATTCCCGGTTGTGAGAGACTTGCAGGTTGATAGAAGCCGGATGTTCAATTCCTTGAAAAAAGTGAAAGCATGGGTACCGATCGATGGCACGTATGATCTTGGGCCTGGACCAAGAATGCCTGAGAAAAAACGTCAATGGGCATATGAGCTTTCTAAATGTATGACATGTGGTGTCTGCCTTGAAGCTTGTCCAAACGTCAATGATAAATCTTCCTTTATGGGACCTGCACCGCTTTCGCAAGTTCGTCTATTTAACGCACATCCGACAGGTGCGATGAATAAGTCTGACCGTCTAGAAGAAATTATGGGGGACGGTGGTCTTGCGAACTGTGGGAACTCCCAAAACTGTGTGCAGTCTTGTCCGAAAGGAATTCCGCTCACAACGTCAATTGCAGCACTTAACCGAGATACAACTTTACAAGCTTTCCGTAACTTCTTTGGAAGCGATCAAGCAGAATAA
- the sdhA gene encoding succinate dehydrogenase flavoprotein subunit: MSNSSIIVVGGGLAGLMATIKAAEAGTAVKLFSIVPVKRSHSVCAQGGINGAVNTKGEGDSPYEHFDDTVYGGDFLANQPPVKAMCEAAPSIIHLLDRMGVMFNRTPEGLLDFRRFGGTQHHRTAFAGATTGQQLLYALDEQVRRYEVAGLVTKYEGWEFLGAVLDDEEVCRGIVAQNLTTMEIESFRSDAVIMATGGPGIVFGKSTNSMINTGSAASIVYQQGAHYANGEFIQIHPTAIPGDDKLRLMSESARGEGGRVWTYKDGKPWYFLEEKYPAYGNLVPRDIATREIFDVCVEQKLGINGENMVYLDLSHKDPKELDIKLGGIIEIYEKFMGDDPRKLPMKIFPAVHYSMGGLWVDYDQMTNIKGLFAAGECDYSMHGGNRLGANSLLSAIYGGMVAGPNAVKYISGLEKSAEDLSSATFDSAVKKEQEKWDNILSMDGTENAYVLHKELGEWMTDNVTVVRYNDKLLKTDQKIEELMERYKQININDTASWSNQGAAFTRQLDNMLQLARVITIGAYNRNESRGAHYKPDFPERNDEEFLKTTMATFKGKNQKPAFHYEDVDVSLIAPRKRDYSKKKVEK, from the coding sequence ATGAGTAATTCTAGCATCATCGTTGTCGGAGGCGGCTTAGCTGGTCTCATGGCAACTATCAAAGCAGCAGAAGCGGGAACAGCTGTTAAACTATTTTCAATCGTACCTGTGAAACGTTCGCATTCTGTATGTGCACAGGGCGGAATCAATGGAGCGGTGAATACAAAAGGTGAAGGGGATTCACCTTATGAGCATTTTGATGACACGGTGTATGGCGGAGATTTCTTAGCCAACCAGCCGCCAGTAAAGGCAATGTGTGAAGCAGCGCCGTCCATTATTCACTTACTTGATCGGATGGGTGTTATGTTTAACAGAACACCAGAGGGATTACTGGACTTCCGCCGCTTCGGGGGAACACAGCACCACCGTACAGCGTTTGCTGGAGCTACAACAGGTCAGCAGCTATTATATGCACTTGATGAGCAAGTTCGCCGCTATGAAGTAGCAGGGCTTGTTACGAAATATGAAGGCTGGGAATTCCTTGGCGCTGTGTTAGATGACGAGGAAGTATGTCGAGGCATTGTCGCACAGAACTTGACGACAATGGAGATTGAATCCTTCCGTTCAGATGCAGTGATCATGGCAACAGGTGGTCCTGGAATCGTATTTGGTAAATCAACAAACTCCATGATTAACACTGGTTCTGCCGCATCCATCGTTTATCAGCAAGGTGCACACTATGCGAATGGAGAATTCATTCAAATTCACCCAACAGCGATCCCTGGAGATGACAAGCTTCGTCTCATGAGTGAATCGGCTCGTGGTGAAGGCGGACGTGTTTGGACATATAAAGACGGGAAGCCTTGGTACTTCCTTGAAGAAAAATACCCAGCATACGGGAACCTTGTACCGCGTGATATCGCAACACGTGAAATCTTCGACGTATGTGTCGAGCAAAAGCTCGGCATCAACGGAGAGAACATGGTATATCTCGATCTTTCTCATAAAGATCCAAAAGAACTTGATATTAAGCTTGGCGGCATCATTGAAATCTATGAAAAATTCATGGGTGATGACCCGCGTAAGCTTCCGATGAAAATTTTCCCTGCTGTTCATTACTCCATGGGCGGATTATGGGTTGATTATGATCAAATGACGAATATCAAAGGTCTATTCGCTGCCGGAGAATGTGATTACTCTATGCATGGTGGAAACAGACTTGGTGCAAACTCCCTGCTTTCTGCCATTTACGGCGGTATGGTTGCTGGACCGAATGCGGTCAAGTACATTAGCGGTCTTGAAAAATCTGCGGAAGACCTATCTTCTGCCACATTTGACAGTGCCGTGAAGAAAGAGCAGGAGAAATGGGACAACATCCTCAGCATGGACGGAACAGAAAATGCATACGTACTTCATAAAGAGCTTGGAGAATGGATGACGGATAACGTCACAGTGGTTCGTTACAATGACAAACTCTTAAAAACAGATCAGAAGATCGAAGAACTAATGGAGCGCTACAAGCAGATCAACATTAACGATACAGCATCATGGAGCAACCAAGGCGCTGCCTTCACACGTCAGCTTGACAACATGCTTCAGCTGGCACGAGTCATTACGATCGGGGCATACAACCGAAATGAAAGCCGAGGCGCACACTACAAACCGGATTTCCCAGAGAGAAACGATGAAGAATTCCTAAAAACAACGATGGCTACGTTCAAAGGGAAAAATCAAAAGCCTGCATTCCACTATGAGGACGTCGATGTATCGTTAATTGCACCTCGTAAACGAGATTACTCGAAGAAAAAGGTGGAGAAATAA